In a genomic window of Actinomycetota bacterium:
- the feoB gene encoding ferrous iron transport protein B, which yields MQFSCHGAIHKLRGQTDFTIALAGNPNVGKSSIFNSLTGMGVETAHYPGKTVELNIATTTLDDLNIGIIDLPGTYALGAVSDDQWVARQGVLDGQPDAVVMVIDATNMTRNLYMVLQFLELGYPMVVAMNVMDAARREGRHIDINRLSVLLGVPVVPTVANRGEGLDEMIMAAVEVARNKQKPAPLGISYGLDVESMISQLTEAISGAGLEEPYGIPERALALLLLENDPEFIEITSELSGWEHVLELAIELRHKMEVAHGQKAATRIAGERHALAGIINDEVETRAEEEKQGWGERLWGYTTSPATGIPILLLVLAVNFLILYFLGNALAEIISNFWAGHVAPPIRDAVFGAFGENIFTISLLWAVDGFEAALTVGIPFVLVFYLLFAFLEDTGYLNSVAFLTDSVMHRFGLHGRAMIPIVAGAGCNVPAIIGTRVLTTMRERVMAGVLIVMVPCSARNAVIFGAVAFYSGWQSTLALYAIILFLWVAVGLALNKLMPGETSGLVMEMFPFRRPHLKTIFKKTWFRFRDFVFLAIPLLFIGSAVLGLMFETGVLQTVAHWFSPVLEGWMGIPAAAGVALMIAVLRKELALQLLVTLAIASGASDESWDNLNSFMTNEQLFIFALVAAIYIPCVATIAALARELGWKRALLIMSFTIALAVLVGGLVNQLFKVI from the coding sequence ATGCAGTTCTCCTGTCACGGCGCTATCCACAAGCTGAGGGGCCAGACCGATTTCACGATCGCCCTGGCTGGCAATCCCAACGTGGGCAAGTCCAGCATCTTCAACAGTCTCACCGGCATGGGCGTAGAGACCGCCCATTATCCCGGCAAGACTGTCGAGCTGAACATCGCCACCACTACCCTGGACGACCTCAACATCGGCATCATAGACCTGCCTGGGACTTACGCGCTTGGAGCCGTATCCGACGACCAGTGGGTAGCCCGGCAGGGAGTCCTTGACGGGCAGCCCGACGCGGTGGTCATGGTGATCGACGCCACCAACATGACCCGCAACCTTTACATGGTGCTTCAGTTCCTTGAGCTCGGTTATCCGATGGTAGTAGCCATGAACGTGATGGACGCCGCCAGGCGCGAGGGGCGCCATATCGACATCAACCGGCTTTCGGTTCTTCTTGGAGTGCCCGTGGTGCCGACCGTGGCCAACCGCGGCGAAGGTCTCGATGAGATGATCATGGCGGCGGTAGAGGTTGCCAGGAACAAGCAGAAGCCTGCACCCCTGGGGATCTCATACGGCCTCGATGTGGAGAGCATGATCTCCCAGCTGACTGAGGCCATATCGGGAGCCGGCCTGGAGGAACCCTACGGGATACCCGAACGGGCTCTGGCCCTGCTCCTTCTGGAGAATGACCCGGAGTTTATCGAGATCACTTCGGAGCTTTCCGGATGGGAGCATGTCCTGGAGCTGGCCATCGAACTGCGGCACAAGATGGAGGTCGCTCACGGCCAGAAAGCGGCGACCCGGATCGCCGGAGAGCGTCACGCGCTGGCGGGCATCATCAACGACGAGGTAGAAACCAGGGCTGAAGAAGAGAAGCAGGGCTGGGGCGAGCGGCTCTGGGGCTACACCACCAGCCCCGCTACCGGCATTCCAATCCTTCTCCTGGTGCTGGCGGTCAATTTCCTGATCCTGTATTTCCTGGGCAATGCCCTGGCGGAGATCATCAGCAATTTCTGGGCGGGCCATGTGGCGCCGCCGATCAGGGACGCCGTCTTTGGCGCCTTTGGCGAGAATATCTTCACCATATCCTTATTGTGGGCAGTGGATGGTTTCGAGGCGGCGCTCACGGTTGGAATCCCGTTTGTCCTTGTCTTCTATCTGCTGTTCGCATTCCTGGAAGATACCGGCTACCTGAACTCGGTAGCGTTTCTCACCGACTCGGTCATGCACCGGTTCGGCCTGCACGGGCGCGCCATGATCCCCATCGTTGCCGGCGCCGGCTGTAACGTGCCCGCGATCATCGGCACCCGGGTGCTGACGACCATGCGCGAAAGGGTGATGGCCGGGGTGCTGATCGTGATGGTTCCCTGCAGCGCCCGGAACGCTGTCATCTTCGGGGCAGTGGCTTTTTATTCAGGCTGGCAGAGCACCCTGGCTCTCTACGCCATCATCCTGTTCCTCTGGGTGGCGGTGGGCCTGGCGCTCAACAAACTGATGCCGGGCGAGACGAGTGGGCTGGTAATGGAGATGTTCCCCTTCCGCCGCCCGCATCTCAAGACCATATTCAAGAAGACCTGGTTCCGTTTCAGGGATTTCGTCTTCCTGGCGATCCCGCTGCTGTTCATTGGCAGCGCGGTCCTCGGGCTGATGTTCGAGACAGGTGTGTTGCAAACGGTGGCTCACTGGTTCTCGCCCGTGCTCGAAGGCTGGATGGGCATCCCGGCGGCTGCCGGAGTGGCGCTGATGATCGCGGTGCTGAGGAAGGAGCTGGCACTTCAGCTGCTCGTGACCCTGGCTATCGCTTCGGGGGCCAGTGACGAATCCTGGGATAACCTGAACTCCTTCATGACCAATGAACAGCTTTTCATCTTCGCGCTGGTAGCGGCTATCTACATCCCCTGTGTCGCCACGATCGCGGCGCTGGCGAGAGAGCTGGGTTGGAAGCGGGCACTACTGATCATGTCATTCACGATCGCCCTGGCGGTACTCGTCGGGGGCCTGGTCAATCAGCTGTTCAAGGTGATTTAG
- a CDS encoding PucR family transcriptional regulator ligand-binding domain-containing protein, with product MGLSVAEILKMPILADASVLAGEKGLDREVTQVTVGEVPDIGDWLSGGELVLSTFFAVETTPEAQVEFTRKIIKAGAAGLMLKPGRFIEEIDAKIIELGRKHDFPIVEVPSEVRWTHITAEISERIVGEHVALLRRSQEIHQRLLEVVIDGGSWKSIADTAASLIGRPVLLEDSFHEVLASSELSDDDLSLVTEFEDVRKSTAKAGEKAARTTERYSRTPLRKKEAFPARITVPIIVSRDTLGYVSSFEMDTELNELDLVALESAATVAAVEMGRELTRMEAETRLRGDFVDDLLGDEFDGGPTMLQRASFLGGDLSRGCLCLIADIDAFGEYVRDKALTEPEVQQIKNRFFSGVKQEIRSHHENALLTPKSDNVIAFLPPLKDGDKQLMAIARATALRIRQSCRETLPDITVSIGIGRFHADPLETRRAYREAQSALQVSQRLGEAGAIATFDDMGIYKLLLGALEEDPEEVRNFYEETIARIEEYDRQHNTDLVGTLETYLTNNLSVAATAEALFTHRHTIRYRLGRINDLTGLDVHRSEDQEKLGFGLKVMRLLRR from the coding sequence GTGGGACTGTCAGTAGCGGAAATCCTCAAGATGCCGATTCTGGCCGACGCCAGTGTGCTGGCCGGCGAGAAGGGGCTGGACCGCGAGGTGACCCAGGTCACTGTGGGCGAGGTTCCCGATATCGGCGACTGGCTCAGCGGAGGCGAACTGGTGCTCTCCACCTTCTTCGCAGTCGAGACCACACCGGAAGCCCAGGTCGAGTTCACCCGCAAGATCATCAAGGCGGGCGCCGCCGGCCTGATGCTCAAGCCCGGCCGCTTCATAGAAGAGATCGACGCCAAGATAATCGAACTCGGCCGCAAGCATGACTTTCCAATCGTCGAGGTCCCCTCTGAAGTCCGCTGGACCCATATAACCGCCGAGATATCAGAACGCATCGTCGGCGAACACGTCGCACTCCTTCGCCGTTCCCAGGAGATCCACCAGCGCCTGCTTGAGGTAGTCATCGATGGCGGCAGCTGGAAGTCAATCGCCGACACCGCCGCCAGCCTGATCGGCCGGCCGGTACTTCTGGAAGACTCGTTCCATGAAGTCCTGGCCAGCTCGGAACTGAGCGACGACGATCTGAGCCTGGTCACGGAGTTCGAGGATGTGCGCAAGTCCACTGCCAAGGCCGGGGAAAAAGCCGCCAGGACGACCGAACGCTATAGCCGCACCCCCCTGAGGAAGAAAGAAGCTTTCCCTGCCAGGATCACCGTTCCCATCATCGTCAGCCGCGACACTCTCGGCTACGTATCAAGTTTTGAAATGGATACCGAGCTCAATGAACTCGACCTGGTCGCGCTGGAAAGCGCCGCCACCGTGGCCGCGGTAGAGATGGGCCGCGAGCTTACGCGCATGGAGGCCGAGACCCGGCTGCGCGGTGATTTCGTCGACGACCTCCTGGGCGACGAGTTCGACGGCGGCCCCACCATGTTGCAGCGAGCCAGTTTCCTCGGCGGCGACCTCAGCCGCGGCTGCCTCTGCCTCATCGCCGACATCGACGCCTTCGGCGAGTACGTCCGCGACAAGGCGCTCACCGAGCCAGAAGTCCAGCAGATCAAGAACCGCTTCTTCAGCGGCGTCAAGCAGGAGATCCGTTCCCACCACGAGAATGCGCTGCTTACGCCGAAGAGCGACAATGTCATCGCCTTCCTGCCGCCGCTCAAGGACGGCGACAAGCAGCTGATGGCCATAGCCCGCGCCACCGCCCTGCGCATCCGGCAGAGTTGCCGCGAGACCCTGCCCGACATCACAGTCTCGATCGGGATCGGCCGTTTCCATGCCGACCCGCTGGAGACCCGCCGTGCCTATCGCGAAGCCCAGTCGGCGCTGCAGGTGAGCCAGAGGCTGGGGGAGGCTGGCGCCATCGCCACCTTCGATGACATGGGCATCTACAAGCTGCTGCTCGGCGCCCTCGAGGAAGACCCGGAAGAGGTGCGCAACTTCTACGAAGAGACGATCGCCCGCATCGAGGAATACGACAGGCAGCACAACACTGACCTGGTCGGAACCCTGGAGACCTACCTCACCAACAACCTCAGCGTCGCAGCCACGGCCGAGGCGCTCTTCACCCACCGGCACACGATCCGCTACCGCCTGGGACGCATCAACGACCTCACCGGCCTCGATGTCCACCGCAGCGAGGACCAGGAAAAGCTCGGCTTCGGGCTCAAGGTCATGCGTTTATTGCGGCGTTAA
- a CDS encoding right-handed parallel beta-helix repeat-containing protein has translation MQSKWNNGSIRARGPGSRSRFISYVFLIMIALLAGLVFYANPAQAVSTVHILNDENGGMCRDMGWTWDPETRTCTMTGSMELPGADAIHVEGEGLTLDGAGYTITGNGLGNGVTVGSFRGVTVRNIHIFGYSLGITAASAPGATVLGNEVMNCATGIYMNGSIDALISTNTLTSNGHGVNLGYGSENNLVTMNTMTSNSIGAYVFVSNDSTFTFNTIESSSSCGVSINYSTGNAVYNNMLTGNATQAEVVFSSNIFDMGPVLGGNYWSDWAPPAHPDGDGDGFVDDPYVFSGGQDNYPLASPTGWDQTAPVVENTAPNGTIRNGNPTITASYSDQALSSGMDTGSAAVVFTDSPNQAPDDYVCAATGSPDGTITCAQQGSPVNSLTQGHYEFQVSIKDNEDNTGTASGSFDIQAYRISDTVGGQDCTLFGIWDADTKTCTMTSDLNVYDLDGLYIQSNGITLDGNGHSLTNTDTLGSLYWGAHIESRTGVTIKDLTVSGFYAGIFLPGASGNTISGNHLNGNTIGALIPYVNAPGGGIYRPSDNTVIGNDMSSNSYAGLYFIKADNNKVVDNTFTGNTEMCVIADADDGAENHGLTFSGNTCSGSPDGFQLWRTHESRFVGNSVAPGTAGKGFALNKCDGNIFERNVILGESASGFTGFADEGMSPDNDANQFYSNSFIKTTFPYQFTAFNLGDAGDSGNTFTREFGGGNYYSWRDNPGEGCSDVDPTDGFCDTPYVFSNGQDNRPWTIDGAWAPDYYWTWYDNLYADNWVLMANPLSAPADSWFDLEIAGDDLDPGTLEGLESGQVPPGSSLTPAYPGTMGGPTSINQRGPGQAITSQRILWAGNSIEEVLGMDVDRLSDHYYWTWYDEQSAGYKNWVMVANPDPVHDAYAEVRIAGTVRWSGAVIAGGNVTPNFPGVLGGPVEVQAWVDEDKTAPADVLASQRVLMNGDTAFNELPGTPAGELSDHYIWTWYDYSSPGAQNWVMLANPKAYPIYYEVKVAGVSMGSGELASAGQTGSIAYPAFAGEIGGPVEVHFWKDAVGGSLITEGIASQRVLWGPSFGELPGYPYTALDSTYHWTWYDWNSPGSLNWIMAAPDPAVTEPVRVEFSFIDRSGTLMVVRAGSCLVDSDDPDPDNRRCFWSYPGYKGGPVQVRAVLEGTSTPAKVIASQRVLWNGFFNEVPGTVLN, from the coding sequence ATGCAATCGAAATGGAACAATGGCTCGATCCGGGCTCGAGGACCCGGCTCGCGAAGCCGGTTCATATCCTATGTCTTCCTGATCATGATCGCCCTGCTTGCAGGGCTTGTTTTTTACGCCAATCCCGCCCAGGCGGTTTCCACGGTCCACATCCTCAACGACGAGAACGGCGGCATGTGCCGTGACATGGGCTGGACCTGGGACCCTGAGACCCGAACGTGCACGATGACCGGTAGCATGGAACTTCCTGGCGCAGATGCGATCCATGTGGAAGGCGAAGGTCTCACCCTTGACGGCGCCGGATACACCATCACCGGCAACGGTCTGGGCAACGGCGTCACCGTCGGTTCATTCAGAGGCGTAACGGTAAGGAACATACATATCTTTGGTTATAGCCTCGGCATCACGGCAGCAAGCGCTCCAGGGGCAACCGTACTGGGAAACGAGGTCATGAACTGCGCCACGGGTATCTACATGAACGGCTCCATCGACGCTCTCATCAGCACCAACACACTCACCAGCAACGGTCACGGCGTGAACCTGGGCTACGGTAGTGAGAATAACCTGGTCACCATGAACACAATGACCAGCAACTCCATCGGCGCCTATGTGTTTGTGTCCAACGACAGCACTTTCACCTTCAACACCATCGAATCGAGTTCTTCTTGTGGCGTAAGTATCAACTACTCCACCGGTAATGCTGTTTATAACAACATGCTGACCGGCAACGCCACCCAGGCGGAAGTGGTCTTCAGTTCCAACATCTTTGACATGGGCCCTGTACTCGGCGGCAACTACTGGAGCGACTGGGCGCCGCCCGCTCATCCCGACGGTGATGGTGACGGCTTTGTCGACGATCCCTACGTCTTCTCCGGTGGCCAGGACAATTATCCGCTGGCAAGCCCGACCGGGTGGGACCAAACTGCCCCCGTGGTTGAGAACACGGCTCCCAATGGCACCATCCGCAACGGCAACCCGACGATAACCGCGTCTTATTCCGACCAGGCGCTTTCCAGTGGCATGGATACCGGTTCAGCAGCTGTGGTCTTCACTGACAGTCCGAATCAGGCGCCGGATGACTATGTCTGCGCGGCTACCGGCTCGCCTGACGGGACGATCACCTGCGCCCAGCAGGGCTCGCCAGTAAACTCGCTCACACAGGGCCATTATGAGTTCCAGGTTTCCATAAAAGACAACGAGGACAACACCGGTACGGCGTCGGGCAGCTTTGACATCCAGGCATACCGTATCTCGGATACCGTCGGCGGGCAGGACTGCACCCTGTTCGGCATCTGGGATGCCGATACAAAGACCTGTACGATGACAAGTGATTTGAATGTATATGACCTTGATGGACTGTATATACAAAGCAACGGCATAACCCTGGACGGCAATGGGCACTCGCTGACAAATACTGACACGCTCGGCTCCCTGTATTGGGGCGCTCACATCGAGAGCAGGACCGGCGTCACAATCAAGGACCTCACTGTCAGCGGCTTCTACGCCGGTATCTTCCTGCCTGGCGCATCCGGAAACACGATTTCCGGGAACCACCTTAACGGCAACACGATCGGCGCCCTTATCCCTTACGTCAATGCTCCCGGAGGCGGCATTTACCGCCCCAGCGACAACACCGTCATCGGCAACGACATGTCCTCGAACTCCTATGCCGGTCTGTACTTCATCAAGGCTGACAACAACAAAGTCGTGGATAACACCTTCACCGGTAACACCGAAATGTGTGTCATCGCCGACGCGGATGACGGGGCCGAAAACCACGGGCTCACATTCAGCGGCAACACCTGCAGCGGCAGCCCCGATGGTTTCCAGCTCTGGCGAACACATGAGAGCCGGTTCGTCGGCAACTCGGTAGCGCCAGGAACAGCGGGGAAAGGCTTCGCCCTCAACAAGTGCGACGGCAATATATTTGAGCGCAATGTCATCCTTGGTGAAAGTGCGAGCGGCTTCACTGGCTTCGCCGATGAGGGCATGTCACCCGACAATGACGCCAACCAGTTCTACAGCAATAGTTTTATCAAGACCACTTTCCCCTACCAGTTCACTGCATTTAATCTCGGGGACGCGGGGGACAGTGGCAACACCTTCACTCGCGAATTCGGCGGCGGCAATTACTACTCATGGCGCGATAATCCCGGCGAGGGTTGCAGCGACGTCGACCCCACTGACGGTTTCTGTGACACTCCCTACGTCTTTTCCAACGGTCAGGATAACCGGCCGTGGACAATCGACGGAGCCTGGGCGCCAGACTACTATTGGACCTGGTACGACAACCTCTACGCTGACAACTGGGTGCTGATGGCCAATCCGCTTTCAGCCCCGGCTGATTCCTGGTTCGATCTCGAGATCGCCGGCGACGACCTGGATCCCGGCACTCTGGAGGGTCTGGAGTCCGGGCAAGTTCCCCCGGGCAGCTCACTGACGCCGGCATATCCCGGAACCATGGGTGGCCCGACAAGCATCAATCAGCGCGGACCCGGTCAGGCTATCACCAGCCAGCGCATCCTCTGGGCCGGCAACTCCATCGAGGAAGTGCTGGGCATGGATGTCGACCGGCTTTCTGACCACTACTACTGGACCTGGTATGACGAGCAGAGCGCTGGTTACAAGAACTGGGTCATGGTCGCCAATCCGGATCCGGTGCACGACGCTTACGCAGAAGTCAGGATCGCCGGCACGGTACGCTGGTCGGGAGCGGTAATAGCCGGCGGCAACGTCACGCCGAACTTCCCGGGTGTCCTGGGTGGCCCGGTCGAAGTCCAGGCCTGGGTCGACGAGGACAAGACGGCGCCCGCAGATGTGCTGGCTTCCCAGCGGGTGCTGATGAACGGCGATACGGCATTCAATGAACTGCCCGGGACTCCGGCCGGCGAGCTTTCGGATCATTACATCTGGACCTGGTACGATTATTCATCACCTGGTGCTCAGAACTGGGTGATGCTGGCCAATCCCAAGGCTTATCCTATCTACTATGAAGTCAAGGTTGCAGGGGTATCCATGGGAAGTGGGGAGCTGGCGTCTGCCGGCCAGACAGGAAGTATCGCCTACCCCGCTTTTGCCGGCGAGATCGGCGGACCCGTCGAAGTCCACTTCTGGAAGGATGCGGTTGGTGGTTCACTCATAACCGAAGGCATCGCCTCCCAGCGGGTGCTCTGGGGCCCGTCCTTCGGGGAGCTTCCCGGCTATCCATACACCGCTCTCGACTCCACTTATCATTGGACCTGGTACGACTGGAACAGTCCAGGATCGCTGAACTGGATCATGGCCGCTCCCGATCCGGCCGTTACCGAGCCGGTTAGAGTAGAATTCAGCTTCATAGACAGAAGTGGCACCCTCATGGTCGTACGCGCCGGCTCCTGTCTGGTCGACTCTGACGACCCCGATCCCGATAATCGCCGCTGCTTCTGGAGCTATCCTGGTTATAAGGGTGGACCCGTCCAGGTAAGAGCGGTGCTCGAGGGCACTTCGACACCGGCTAAAGTCATCGCCTCCCAGCGAGTGTTGTGGAACGGCTTCTTCAACGAGGTGCCGGGAACGGTGCTCAACTAA